Proteins found in one Terribacillus sp. DMT04 genomic segment:
- the fliQ gene encoding flagellar biosynthesis protein FliQ — protein sequence MSSEFVISIAERGIYTVLIITGPLLILALAVGLIVSIFQATTQIQEQTLAFIPKIVAVLVGIIFFGPWMLTRMVEFTAGILENLDRFVG from the coding sequence ATGAGCAGTGAATTTGTCATATCGATCGCAGAACGCGGTATTTATACAGTACTTATTATTACTGGTCCTTTGCTAATTCTTGCACTTGCAGTAGGGTTGATTGTCAGCATATTCCAAGCAACAACACAGATACAGGAACAAACACTCGCGTTCATTCCTAAGATTGTTGCTGTTTTAGTAGGGATCATCTTTTTTGGACCGTGGATGCTGACCAGGATGGTTGAATTTACAGCAGGTATCCTAGAGAATTTGGATCGGTTTGTGGGCTGA